The Silurus meridionalis isolate SWU-2019-XX chromosome 25, ASM1480568v1, whole genome shotgun sequence genomic interval TTAAACTATGGTTTGAGTTAGACTTAAATGTAGGTTAGAGGCAGGGTTCATATAagcttataaataaaatacattatagttataattagGGTTAAACTAGGGTTAGAATTACCTTACACCTAGGTTAGAGCCAAGGCCTAACTTAAAATCTAGTTAGGGATAAATGTGGGTACAAATTTAGGGTTAAAAATTAAACTATCAATTCTAATGCAACTGCGTAACAGTAACATCATTTTAATGTAACGAATGTAAGTGTAACATAACTGATGTAACAGTAATGTAACTGATTCTATAGGACGAATGAATAATGGAATTGTACTACCATAATTCTATTTAAACTTTAATGTAACTAGCATAATTCTAATGTAACTAATGTACCCGTAACACCACTGTTTTGTTACCAGTGTAACTGTAACGTAATTATCATGTAAAACTGGACCCACACATTTCAGCTGCCGTGTAATTTTCGAACTCTCCGCAGCTCATTTCTCCCGGAGACTGGTATAATGCTTATACATTTGTAAGGAGTATTTTTATCCTGTAATTGTGGTATTAAAGCGGTAATAGATGATTATTCACAACTCGAAATCGAAGTCTCTAAATCGCGATAACACGACGCCagctttttccttttcctctaaTTATCTCCCTGTCAGAAAGCCAGAGGGAAACATTAACACAGATGCCAAAAAAGTTACTGAAACTactgctgcatgtgtgtgtgtgtgtgtatggtttgcAGTTGTGAATGTTGTGCAGATCATgtgtcttttacacacacacacacacacacacacacacacacacacacacacacacattaactgaGAGGAGTGAGGCATTTCTGGCATCTCTCACCATTACAGTCTGGGTAAATATTAGCATAGAGTCAGTGCTACATAAAGTAGCAGCTAAATCCAGtggcttcacacacacacacacacacacacacacacacacacacacacacactccataaaGTAATGGGACAAAACTTAAACACCACAATCTCACATTTAATCTGGAAATAATATTTATAGTCATGTGATGCTTTGGAAAGTGTAAATCTGCTTGTGAGACGTTTGCACAGAAACATCTGTTAGAAAATGTGCAGTTTGGTTAGTACTTAAATAAACCTTCATGGTCCTCCCCCAGGAGCTGTGCTGTACAGACCTACAGGTGCAGTGttagaaaaaggaaataaaaaaaggacgatgcttatactttacattttagacattttgcagatgcctttatccagagcgacttggtggagctgggatttgacctcatgaccttctgagccAAGGGCCAATGctgtaaccactgagctgctacCTGCTCATACATGTTggtcatacacacatatatacacatatattatatagatcaGTGGTGGGcggtgcatttggtacctgggccttcagtaggcacttacccgacttaatccaccacttaataccaccacgtcgcaattatagaaaccatcaatactgtacaaaaacgtATGGTATAAAGcccagcagtactgactctgaaggctctgggcagattagattgacatggcagcacatagaggctgaaatctaattggacaaaaaaatctaacctcCACATTCACGTActagaagcagtgcagccaaaagaaacgctacgaaataaagagaataaactgttgggaaaacattattacaatttcatggaacaaatattagaatttaggttgtaaatgaagttcagtgcttctgatagtgtttataccagcagagaaggttttACTGACCCAgaccgcccgccactgataaatatatatctcCCAGCTTgtaaggaagctggggtcagagggcagggtcagtcatgatacagcaccccctgAAGCAGACAGTGGGAGATTTAGATGATTTGAAGCACAATCAAGAAAATCAGAGCCTTAACTGTTGAAAGACACCCAAACCCCCCATGAAGAAAACACTTCAATAAACCCTGCAGTATTTTGTAAGAACAATTTCACTTTCATTTGTAAGAGAGAGGAGATTctcaaaaagcatttttttccaaTCAGAAGACTGAAAACTTCAGAAACCTGAAGTCTCCACAAGGGGGTGCTCTAACAAAgatatttttaaatttaaattttagttAATTTAAATAAGTTCTTCAAGCTCTCCAGAAGAACCGATGACCTTTATTAGTTACttcaaatcttttattttttttcttctatctaCACTGAGACTGCGCAGACCGTCAACGAAAGCGTAGCTTTATGAAAACGATCTCCAAAGTGGACACATTTCCGTGCTTTgctttttcagatgtttcagtgtggataaGCAACTTTCTGGAAATAATTGAAAACTAAAGTGTGGACATGAAAAAGGtttttttgaataattaatCTGGATTCGTTTACACGTAGCCTACGTCACTTGGTAAGGCATGTTAAATTTgcatagaaagaaaagaatccAGGTGTGTTCCGTACTGAATTGTTACTCCATGTCccacagagacacagaaaataaacaaatcaccTGCTGGTGTGAACAACGTGAAACTGCTGCTTTACCCTCATTTCCATGTAACCCTGGTTGTGGTTACAACACAATGCCAAGTGAGCAGCATGAAGGATGAGCATTTCATTAGAATGACTCAGTTCACCTGGAGCAAAGGCGTGTCTGGTGAGACGCAAAGGAAGGAACGCAGTCGGAGAGTATTGAGAACATACTTTTCCCCCCAGCATTGATTACTGTAAAGCAGGATTCACTCAGGGAAACGAGTCCACACCAGAAAAACCAGAACAAGCGCTTCTGTTTTATTACACCCAATCACACAACCTTTAATCTTCTCCAATGGGTCATAAGGTTTCTCTGATGCACCTCAGCTAGGGAAAACCCTCCACTTCTCTTAGAGCTGTTTCTACACGAGTAACAGCTCAGAGAGAAGTCAGTAAGGGATTAGGAGATAGAGAAGAAGGAATTGGACTTTAGACTGGAGCTCTaggtctttcacacacacaggatttaCAGCAGGACTCCAGACGGTGGTGAGTGTTTGCGTCATCAGTTCCGAGGAGATAACGAGGGGGTTAAATATAGTAGCTGTGAGCAGAGTGTAAATCTGCTACACGCAACCAGAGACTGTGGCACGAGTCCAGACATCAGCATGAGCGTAATGTGGATGAATGGTTCCTACCATTCCACCATCTCCCAGACGAAGCGTCCGGTTCTTAGTAAATCTGGATGCCGGTGCCACATTCACATCTCATTCAAGAGAAATCAAAGCCCCGTAAATACATATTAAACACTGTGTTCAAATACAACTATACCCACTGAAATCTTTCCTGTGACCAATTCTGTTCCAGGAGGAGCTGGATGGAGATATTAAAGACCCAATAAAGGAAATAAACCACTGCATGTTGTGGGTTTACAGGAGATTAAAACAGGGTGGTGTAATTGAGCAGAACTAAACaccattataatataaatattaatcaataaaaacacTATTGTAAAACTAATCTCATACATATATGCAAAAAAACttgcattaaaacatttatgcaaAAGCAACTCTTAaacctgattggtcaggaggtttTAAGTAATTTACAGCAAACTGCTCCCTTTGAAACAATAGTCGCCATAGCAACAACAAATATTGGTAGGGTGAAACCAAGTGTAACTATTACCATGGTGGGGTCAATTTtcaaaggagtctccagtttgaCATATCATCCAATCAGGTTAATGGATTTAGAAATCAATTGATAGTTTTTTCTAAAACACatgatgtataaaaaaaaaaaaatgctcagatgttttttttcagtAGGTTGAATTTATTCAAGCTGTGATTTAAAAACTGACGGAGTGAAGAACAAATTCAGGACTCTCTCACATGTAGGAATGAGGACGAGTTGGTTAGGACCGGGGAGGGGGGGATAACGATAAACCGACTAAGAGAAtggctcacacacactcgcgcgcacacacacagtttaaataaacaccatCTCTGTATTAATCAGAACCAGCAGCAGTACTAATTGGGCAGAAGAGTCAGGGTTGTTTTCTTATCATTCTTCTTCAACGTTACGTGTTTTAACCGTTTaaatttttcctatttttccctctttttgtCGGCAGactttgttattatatataaaaaagaaaatacggTGACTGGTGAGAAAGGGGGCATTTAGATGACCTTTTTGAGCTCATCGTACAGGACAAGGACGAAGGCACCACCCATGCCACGGAGAACGTTGGACCATGCGCCCTTGAAAAAGGCCTTTGAGCCTTCATCTCGTGCGATCTTCTTCCAGCAGTCAATGGTGCCGGTGTACATGATGTCGGCTGCAAACACAACAACGTTTATGTGCACAACTTGACAAAAATGGGGCTTTGAATATTCATATAGAACCTAATTTCTGgatgaaatttttttattgttgacagccaatcagaggggaaaatatataaatataaaattataattgacTAAAGGCAGGAAGCAACAATAAATGTAGACGTTCAACTGATGTTCTGTActatttacacaaatacaccCATATGACAAATACAGCTGAGGTAAAAATCCCTCCTTTTCTGTTAAGCCTCGTAAATAGACAGTGATTTGATGAGCGATTTTACCTCCTTTGCGACCGGACTGCATCATCATGCGACGCCTGACCGTGTCGAAGGGGTAGGAAGTGAGACCGGCGACAGCGGTTACAGTCTGAGCGATCATCCAGCTCACCACGATGTGGGTGTTCTTCGGGTCGGGCATCATACCTGtgtgaaaaaataatttaagaaataaagcttggtgtttatttttattcctaaaATGTTAGACGGAAACCTGCGACTCACCCTTTGCCGTGTCGTAGATGCCGAAATAAGCTGCTCTGTAGATGATGATCCCTTGCACGGACACATTGAAGCCCTGGTACAGCCCCTTCAGCCCGTCTGACTTGAAGACCTTCACCAGGCAGTTCCCCAGGCCGGAGAACTCTCTCTCGGCGCCGGCTTTCCCACGTCAGCGGCCAGACGCGTTCGGGCGAAGTCGAGAGGGTAGACGAAGCAGAGCGAGGTGGCTCCGGCGGCACCCCCGGACGCCAGGTTACCAGCGAAGTAGCGCCAGAACTGCTTGCGCTTGTCCACACCGTCAAGGAAGACCTTCTTGTACTTGTCCTTGAAGGCGAAGTTGAGGGCCTGCGTAGGGAAGTAGCGGATCACGTTGGCCAGGTTGCCTCTCCAGAACGACACAAAGCCCTGCTCCTTGGGGATTCGCACCACGCAGTCCATGATGCCCTTGTACTGCTTGTCAACTGTGATCTGCTTGCTGGCATGTTGGACCTGCAGATAGAACAAACATCACACTTACTGTCTGGATCACCTTTACAAAATGAAGGGggtttacactttattttcagcTTAAACTGTAACCCAGAAGATATAAAACCATCCAACACCAAGTAAAGACACAAAATAGTGAACAAACGCTTTAGTAAAAACCAGTCTCCTTGAGGCGACCTTACTTGAAAAATCCATCTACCTGGAATTTGGATTTTATTCCGTGGACAGGAAAATACCTGGAATAATTTATAGTAAAGATTTCGACACTTGGAATAAAAGGAGAACGATTACATAACGCCGGGCGCACTTCCGCTTTAATGGCGGCGTCCATGTTGAAAGTTAAGGcgaaaaaaatggtaaaaatacGTACAAAAAAGATCGTAAATCAGAACACGGGTTTGTTTAAAGGTTTCCATTGAGGGTAGATGcggaaaatgtttatatatatttatatatagatataaaacgCTAAAGGTCTTGTTGAAGCCAGCGCACGAGCGCTACAATGTCATGCCCTCTTGAATGGGAGAAGCTAGCCGGCTAATCTGAGGTACTCGGTAGCATGCTAACAATGCTAAAGGGCATCGAAGCAAAGAAAGGTTAGCTTTATTTGCGGTGTAATGAAATAAAACGTAAAAACACGATGGTTATAGTGTGCGAGAGGTGAGAGTGGTAAAGCCGGGTTTAAAGTGAGGCTGAAGCGGCGGTGATGAAACACTGCTGGAGGATCCGGTTACCGAGCCGACAAGATGCCGGGCATACCTGAAGGAGAAGCTTGACTCTCTCGATGGGAGCGACGGCTGTCTTGGAGATAGCGGCGGCAATTCCTCCGGCCAAGAAATCCTTGGCGAACGAAATGGCGGTCTCACTCATCTTTTTCGTTTATTTAGTTATtccttttgtctttcttttttttttttttattccccttctgtCCGTCCTTCTTCCCCACCCTAAGATCTGATCTTCTCGGCCGCTCGGTCGAAATGGCCGATTTTTATACAGgcatcagggttttttttttcctcctcgaGCCCGAATCTCGCGAGAGCGCCTTACATACCATTGTGATTGGTTCCGTGTGCTGACGTCATCAAACCATTCACCTCCCCCATCCGTCCTCGTTCCTCAATGACAataggaggagaaaaaaaactctatGCCTACTATACTTGCGCACTACGCAGGGTAGTACGCGTGTCGCGCTGTCGCCATGGTAACGCCCGGCCGCGTACTACTGAGTACCCAAGTAGGCATTATAGAGGAGCCTGAACATTTTGTTCCATTCACGTTCAgggttgtttctttttattatacacCTATATGACAATGAAAATACAATCAGGACTATGATTGGCTCTTATCAggcccaacctttttttttcattgaatcGACATAATTCCCAAGATTAGATGGAAGTCCTGAGACGCCATGtgttctaattttttttattccatcccagttttctcgttatcacgacttgatttttttcctgataTTCTGCATAAGATCATGTTTTAGATGCAGCTTCGTTCCCTTTTCATACTACACACTTTACTGCACACTATTCACGTTTTGTAtacatttgcacacttttttgATATATGAAATAACTCAGTGTATAATGATAACAATAGTTTATGTTTAAATTCAGACTGCCAATTAAAAACGAAATGACAGTCTACAGTAGGTAACacccatgttttttatttgctattAACGTTTACCTCATCCACCAACACTATCATCAAACATttctgtgctttttattttaatgaaataacaaCAGCAATTACCATccatcttcatttaaaaaaataaatctaaagtaACATGTGATCGGGCCTTGGCCTGTTCCTGACCTTCAAACACCTGGTAAATAGACTAATGCCTTCACACATTAATCGCTTGCATTGGATATACTGTCTATGAAAATAATCCAAAATGTTGACATCACAAATAACTCTGTAGGACCTCTATGACGTTTGAATAAACTTTATTCCAGTAACACGGTGAGGATTTCATGACCTCGTGTCTATCACGTGACCTGCATGTCGGCTTCATGTCCTGccaagttttatatatatatacagcgcTGAACAAGGGCCGTGAACCGTATGGACATTCTCAGCTGGCGCTAAAGACTAACGCGGGCCAAGAATAGAGTTGAACTCAAGGTCTGTTGTCCTTCAGGAGAACAGCTCAGGACCGAGGCCTGCTGCAGAGGTCAGACCTGAGCTTCAGCTCCCTCTAACACGGCGCACAGGTAAAACCAgcgtcttaaaaaaaaacttgactacCGTCTAGAAGGTCAGATCCGACTGGGTGTattttgtacacatttaaatCCTGAACCAGCCAGTTTGCTCACTCTGAGAACTGAATCAGGAAAGTTACTTTGATTTTGACGTGTCGCTTCAACCACCCTG includes:
- the si:dkey-251i10.1 gene encoding LOW QUALITY PROTEIN: ADP/ATP translocase 2 (The sequence of the model RefSeq protein was modified relative to this genomic sequence to represent the inferred CDS: inserted 1 base in 1 codon), which produces MSETAISFAKDFLAGGIAAAISKTAVAPIERVKLLLQVQHASKQITVDKQYKGIMDCVVRIPKEQGFVSFWRGNLANVIRYFPTQALNFAFKDKYKKVFLDGVDKRKQFWRYFAGNLASGGAAGATSLCFVYPLDFARTRLAADVGKXGAEREFSGLGNCLVKVFKSDGLKGLYQGFNVSVQGIIIYRAAYFGIYDTAKGMMPDPKNTHIVVSWMIAQTVTAVAGLTSYPFDTVRRRMMMQSGRKGADIMYTGTIDCWKKIARDEGSKAFFKGAWSNVLRGMGGAFVLVLYDELKKVI